One Drosophila subpulchrella strain 33 F10 #4 breed RU33 chromosome 2R, RU_Dsub_v1.1 Primary Assembly, whole genome shotgun sequence genomic window, ATTCGATGCGTGCTCGTTCTGCTGATCTGCCTGCGAGATGAGCTTCTGCAGGTCCTGCGTCTTGCGCTCGCGCTCCTTCTTACGGGCCTCGATCTTCTTCATCTCGTTGATGAGCATTTGCTCCTCCTCCACCTGCTGGGTGGTGCGCTTGAACAGCTTCTCGAGCTGCTCCTTGCGCCGCCGCTCGTGCTCGGCGTCATAAGCGAATACTTTCTTCTCACTAGTCTGATTCTTGGCCTTGGCGAGCAGGGCCACCACATCATAGTAGCGCTCCTTGAGCTCCTCCACGGTCTTGGCGCCATGCTGCTGACGGTTCCAGCGATCCGCCATCACAATAAAACGAAGATCGAATCTGGAAACCAAAGACGATGAGATTTATGCTAATGAACAAGAGAAATGCAGCCTACCGCCTGGCCAGGTCGAAGAGGTGATCTGTTTGCGCCTTGCTCCAGTTGTTGATGTTGTTCCTCAGGTGGGCATTGTACTCTGTCATCGTGTAGGAGGGCACCTCCAGCTGTTTGTTGAACTTGGCGAAGGGATAGTCGGTGGAATTGTCGGTGACCCGTTTCCAGTGATGAAAGACGGCTGAATCGTTGCGTGCCGGATTCGAGAATGGAGCCCACTCCCACTTGCGCACCTTCTTCATCCCCAGACGAGCCTTTGTCTGCTTATACCCGGCTCCAATTCCCAAGGCCGTGTCCGTGGGCAGGAGTGGAGGAGCATCCTTTTTGTCTGTGTAGAGCAGGGCGAACACCTCCCGGTGCATTC contains:
- the LOC119550006 gene encoding DNA methyltransferase 1-associated protein 1 gives rise to the protein MSADVRDILDMERANTPEVTRDSFLATKKRNFERTKTASRRPEGMHREVFALLYTDKKDAPPLLPTDTALGIGAGYKQTKARLGMKKVRKWEWAPFSNPARNDSAVFHHWKRVTDNSTDYPFAKFNKQLEVPSYTMTEYNAHLRNNINNWSKAQTDHLFDLARRFDLRFIVMADRWNRQQHGAKTVEELKERYYDVVALLAKAKNQTSEKKVFAYDAEHERRRKEQLEKLFKRTTQQVEEEQMLINEMKKIEARKKERERKTQDLQKLISQADQQNEHASNTPSTRKYEKKLHKKKVHTQPRPSKVDSVVNAIEIGSSGIKFADLRGSGVSLRSQKMKLPANIGQRKVKALEQAIQEFKVDPAPPPTEEICTSFNELRSDMVLLCELRTALSTCVYEMESLKHQYEAACPGKTLNIPPSLVPIKTEALDNSTN